Genomic DNA from Vreelandella subglaciescola:
AGCTCAGTTGGTAGAGCAAATGACTGTTAATCATTGGGTCACAGGTTCGAGTCCTGTTCGGGGAGCCAGTTATCGCGTGATTCAGTCGACCCCCTCCGGCTGTGAATTATTGTAGATTCTCCTGTTTTTATTTTAACGCTCCCGCTTCTTCGCAAGCGCCTTTTGCATGTCTGTTTTTTGTCACGCCTGTTTTTTCTCACGTCTGTTTTTCTCACGTTCAGCCAGCCCCTTGGCCGAGCGGCGGCGGGGTGCGCTATTCTGGATGCATGCGAACACCCAGCACGCTGAGGAAACTGCCATGCAAGCCAAGACCAATCGCCAGGTACTTCTCGCCAAGCGCCCGCAAGGCACGCCGCAGCCAAGCGACTTCGAGGTGGTGGACGCCGAGATGCCGAGCCCTGATGAGGGCGAGATGCTGATTCAGACGCTCTACCTGTCGGTAGATCCGGGTATGCGTAGCATGATGGAGGAGGGCAAGTCTCACACCGCCGCGTTTGAGCTGGGCAAGCCCTTGACCGGCCGCTCGGTCGGGCGCGTTGTGGCGTCGAAACTGAACGGCTTTGCCGAGGGTGATTACGTTTACGAGCGCCTCGGCTGGCAGCACTACTCGCTATCCGACGGCAGTCAAGCTCAGAAGGTCGACCCCGACGTGGCGCCCTTGTCGACCTATCTGGGTATTGTCGGCGTACCCGGGTTCTGCGGCTATTTCGGCATACTGGATATCGCCAGGCCTCAGGCGGGAGAAACCGTGGTGGTCTCCGGCGCCGCGGGTGCCGTGGGGATGGCCGCCGGGCAAATCGCCAAGCGGCAGGGGTGTCGCGTGGTGGGCACTGCCGGGTCGCCGGAGAAGGTCGATTATTTGCGCGATGAGCTGAGCTTCGATGCGGTCATCAACTACAAGACCGCGCAAAATCTGGCAGCGGCGCTCAGCGACGCCTGTCCGGACGGTATCGACGTTTACTTTGATAACGTCGGCGGTGAGATAACCCAGGCCGCGCTGTCACTGATCAATTATCACGCGCGTATCGTGGTGTGCGGGCAGACCTCGCAGTACAACGCCGCGTCCACCGCAAGCGGCAATATCGCGCCCCAGCTGCTGATAAAGCGCAGCGCCATGATGAAAGGCTTCGTGGTCTACGACTACGCCGACAGAAATGGCGAGGCCATTGAGCATCTGGGCCAATGGATTAAAGACGGGACCTTGCACTACCGGGAAAATATCGTCGACGGGCTGGAGAACGCCCCTCAGGCGTTTATTGATCTGTTTGCGGGTAAAAGCTTTGGCAAGCAGCTGGTCAGGCTTTCCTCTGGCTAGCAGGATTTAAGCGACCACACTGATAATAAAGCACCCCC
This window encodes:
- a CDS encoding NADP-dependent oxidoreductase, producing the protein MQAKTNRQVLLAKRPQGTPQPSDFEVVDAEMPSPDEGEMLIQTLYLSVDPGMRSMMEEGKSHTAAFELGKPLTGRSVGRVVASKLNGFAEGDYVYERLGWQHYSLSDGSQAQKVDPDVAPLSTYLGIVGVPGFCGYFGILDIARPQAGETVVVSGAAGAVGMAAGQIAKRQGCRVVGTAGSPEKVDYLRDELSFDAVINYKTAQNLAAALSDACPDGIDVYFDNVGGEITQAALSLINYHARIVVCGQTSQYNAASTASGNIAPQLLIKRSAMMKGFVVYDYADRNGEAIEHLGQWIKDGTLHYRENIVDGLENAPQAFIDLFAGKSFGKQLVRLSSG